Proteins co-encoded in one Strix uralensis isolate ZFMK-TIS-50842 chromosome 2, bStrUra1, whole genome shotgun sequence genomic window:
- the LOC141940055 gene encoding apovitellenin-1: MLQSRALLIALILLLSTTLPEVHSKSIFERDRRDWLVIPDAIAAYIYETVNKMSPKVGQFLADAAQTPVVVVTRNFLIRETAKLSILAEQLMEKIKNLWYTKVLGY, from the exons ATGCTGCAATCCAGGGCACTGCTGATAGCTCTGATTCTGCTCCTTAGCACCACTCTCCCCG AAGTGCACTCAAAGTCCATTTTTGAGAGAGACCGTCGTGACTGGTTGGTCATCCCCGATGCAATTGCAGCTTACATCTATGAAACTGTGAACAAGATGTCTCCTAAAGTCGGTCAGTTCTTGGCGGATGCTGCCCAGACTCCAGTAGTTGTTGTGACCAG GAACTTCCTCATCAGAGAAACAGCTAAACTCAGTATACTGGCTGAACagctgatggaaaaaataaagaacctGTGGTACACAAAAGTCCTAGGCTACTAG